A window of the Salvelinus sp. IW2-2015 linkage group LG3, ASM291031v2, whole genome shotgun sequence genome harbors these coding sequences:
- the nelfa gene encoding negative elongation factor A, producing MASMKDSDTGLWLHNKLGSTDELWAPSSIASLLTVSVIDNIRLCFSSLSPPVKLKILLGMLHLPRRTVDEMKEALSEIIQLATVDSEPWVLMVADILKSFPETGSLNLDLEEQNPNVQDILGELREKVSECEASAMLPLECQYLNKSALTTLVGPLTPPVKHFQLKRKPKSATLRAELLQKSTETAQQLKKTAGVPFHAKGRGLVKKIDTTTPLKGIPKAPFRSPTTPSMFSPPSNRTPIAPARTPLRKERGVKLLDISELDMVGAGREAKRRRKTLETEAGEKAAKEEAVVENATPDYAAGLVSTQKLGALNNESALPSTSYMPATPSMVPSSSYIPSSETQPANAGGSGRDALQSSRQPEESATPSAAATTLPGQFKQRTPMYNAGNTAASPTAPASPSTPASTPASSNGPQAATIATQPETPATQPPATPQTSTPQPKKNLSLTREQMYAAQEMFKTANKVTRPEKALILGFMAGSRENPCPEQGDIIQIKLSEHTEILPKADGTGSTTMLVDTVFEMNYSTGQWTRLKKYKPITNTS from the exons ATGGCGTCGATGAAGGATAGCGACACCGGCCTGTGGCTCCATAATAAACTAGGATCAACAGACGAACTTTGGGCGCCTTCTAGTATTGCTTCACTCCTCACCGTTTCAGTTATCGACAATATACGGTTGTGTTTTTCGAGTTTGTCGCCTCCAGTAAAGCTAAAAATCTTGCTCGGGATGCTGCATCTTCCGAGGCGGACTGTTGATGAG ATGAAGGAGGCCCTATCAGAGATCATCCAGCTGGCCACGGTGGACTCTGAGCCCTGGGTACTGATGGTGGCAGATATCCTTAAGTCCTTCCCAGAGACGGGCTCTCTCAACCTGGACCTGGAGGAGCAGAACCCTAACGTACAGGACATCTTGGGCGAGCTCCGGGAGAAAG tgagtgagtgtgaggcgTCGGCCATGCTCCCTCTGGAGTGCCAGTACCTGAACAAAAGCGCCCTGACCACCCTGGTGGGCCCACTCACACCCCCAGTCAAACACTTCCAGCTCAAGAGGAAGCCCAAGAGCGCCACCCTCAGGGCAGAGCTGCTGCAGAAAT CCACAGAGACGGCTCAACAGCTGAAGAAGACTGCGGGAGTGCCTTTCCATGCAAAAGGAAGAGGCCTGGTCAAGAAGATTGACACCACCA CACCCCTCAAGGGGATCCCCAAAGCCCCGTTCCGCAGCCCCACCACCCCCAGTATGTTCAGCCCGCCGAGCAACCGCACACCCATTGCCCCAGCACGGACGCCCCTGCGCAAGGAGAGGGGAGTCAAG TTGTTAGACATCTCAGAGCTCGATATGGTGGGAGCTGGTAGAGAGgcaaagaggagaagaaagactTTGG AAACAGAGGCTGGGGAGAAAGCTGCCAAAGAGGAGGCTGTGGTGGAGAATGCTACACCAGACTATGCTGCTGGACTGGTGTCCACACAG AAACTGGGTGCGTTGAACAACGAGAGTGCCCTGCCGTCTACGAGTTACATGCCTGCTACTCCCAGTAtggtcccctcctcctcctacatTCCCAGTTCAGAGACACAGCCAG CGAATGCGGGCGGTTCAGGGCGTGACGCCCTGCAGTCGAGTCGACAGCCTGAGGAGTCGGCCACGCCCAGCGCTGCCGCCACCACCCTCCCCGGCCAGTTCAAACAAAGGACGCCCATGTACAACGCCGGCAACACGGCCGCCAGCCCCACCGCCCCCGCCTCCCCCAGCACCCCCGCCAGCACCCCCGCCAGTAGCAACGGCCCCCAGGCTGCCACCATTGCCACGCAGCCCGAGACTCCAGCCACACAGCCCCCCGCTACCCCCCAGACCAGCACGCCCCAGCCCAAAAAGAACCTCTCGCTTACT AGAGAACAGATGTATGCTGCTCAGGAAATGTTCAAGACCGCTAACAAGGTCACCAGACCAGAGAAAGCTCTCATCCTGGGCTTCATGGCCGGATCCAGAG AGAACCCGTGTCCGGAGCAGGGGGACATCATCCAGATCAAGCTAAGCGAGCACACCGAGATCCTGCCCAAGGCGGACGGCACGGGCAGCACTACCATGCTGGTGGACACGGTGTTTGAGATGAACTACTCCACAGGACAGTGGACCCGCCTCAAGAAGTACAAGCCAATCACCAACACCTCCTGA
- the nicol1 gene encoding NELL2-interacting cell ontogeny regulator 1 translates to MVSSGYLQAVMLLLAVQLLCFRPSDAEQEAGTVIPAESRPCVDCHAFEFMQRALQDLKKTAFNLDARTETLVLRAERRALCDCMPTNTLR, encoded by the exons ATGGTATCGAGCGGCTATTTGCAAGCGGTGATGCTGCTATTAGCCGTGCAGCTCCTGTGTTTTAGGCCAAGTGATGCGGAGCAGGAGGCAGGGACAGTAATCCCTGCTGAAA GTCGGCCCTGTGTGGACTGTCATGCATTTGAATTCATGCAGAGGGCACTACAAGACCTTAAGAAGACTGCTTTTAACCTTGATGCCCGG ACTGAGACCCTGGTGTTGAGGGCAGAGAGGCGAGCCCTGTGTGACTGCATGCCCACTAATACCCTGCGCTGA